The following coding sequences lie in one Arachis hypogaea cultivar Tifrunner chromosome 9, arahy.Tifrunner.gnm2.J5K5, whole genome shotgun sequence genomic window:
- the LOC112710092 gene encoding inactive protein kinase SELMODRAFT_444075: protein MSREQQKGIGKQVKGSDGAEKVIVAVKASKEIPRTALVWSLTHVVQPGDCITLLVVVPSQSSGRRLWGFPRFAGDCASISKKYPPGTVSEQKHDITDSCSQMILQLHDVYDPNKINVRIKIVSGSPCGAVAAEAKKAQANWVVLDKQLKHEEKRCMEELQCNIVVMKRSQPKVLRLNLIGSQKEADESRPLPSEHDELAGNQTKKNTDSLNSIKGPSVTPTSSPEQGTPFTATEAGTSSVSSSDPGTSPFFISETNGELKKEETIKENQELDDSDTESESLSTSSASLRFQPWITELLLHQQSSQRNEERPEISQDMPQTSTTRALLEKFSRLDRGAGIEISNYRNESDFSGNLREAISLSRNTPPGPPPLCSICQHKAPVFGKPPRWFSYAELELATGGFSEANFLAEGGFGSVHRGVLPDGQVVAVKQHKLASSQGDLEFCSEVEVLSCAQHRNVVMLIGFCIEDKRRLLVYEYICNGSLDSHLYGRQREPLEWAARQKIAIGAARGLRYLHEECRVGCIIHRDMRPNNILITHDFEPLVGDFGLARWQPDGDTGVETRVIGTFGYLAPEYAQSGQITEKADVYSFGVVLVELVTGRKAVDLTRPKGQQCLTEWARPLLEEYAIEELIDPRLGNQYLENEVYCMLHAASLCIRRDPHSRPRMSQVLRILDGDMVMDTSYISTPSYDVGNRSGRLWSEPLQRQHHYSGPLLEESLESFSGKLSLDKYRPAYWDRDNKARRTSCEDNI from the exons ATGAGTCGAGAGCAACAGAAGGGGATAGGGAAGCAAGTCAAAGGCTCCGATGGCGCTGAGAAGGTTATCGTTGCCGTTAAGGCGTCGAAAGAAATTCCGAGGACTGCACTTGTTTGGTCCCTCACTCATGTTGTTCAACCTGGAGATTGCATCACCCTGCTAGTGGTTGTGCCTTCTCAAAGTTCAG GCAGAAGATTATGGGGTTTTCCTAGATTTGCTGGTGATTGTGCCAGTATCAGTAAAAAGTATCCTCCAGGAACAGTTTCAGAGCAGAAGCATGATATCACTGATTCTTGTTCTCAAATGATCCTTCAGCTCCATGACGTGTATGATCCGAATAAG ATAAATGTCAGGATTAAAATTGTTTCTGGATCTCCTTGTGGAGCAGTGGCCGCAGAAGCCAAGAAAGCGCAAGCCAATTGGGTTGTATTAGACAA ACAGCTCAAACATGAAGAAAAGCGATGCATGGAAGAGCTACAGTGTAATATTGTGGTCATGAAGCGTTCCCAACCAAAAGTACTCCGCTTGAATTTGATTGGATCGCAAAAGGAAGCTGATGAATCACGTCCATTGCCTTCTGAGCATGATGAGCTGGCTGGAAATCAAACCAAAAAGAATACTGATTCACTAAATTCCATTAAGGGGCCTTCTGTAACTCCAACTAGCAGCCCGGAGCAAGGGACTCCATTTACTGCAACGGAAGCTGGAACTTCATCAGTTTCAAGCTCTGATCCAGGAACTTCACCATTCTTTATCTCAGAGACAAATGGTGAGTTGAAGAAAGAGGAGACTATCaaagaaaatcaagaacttgatgaTTCAGACACAGAAAGTGAAAGTTTGTCCACATCTTCGGCAAGCTTGAGATTCCAGCCATGGATCACAGAATTACTTTTACATCAACAATCATCTCAACGAAACGAAGAAAGGCCAGAAATTTCTCAAGATATGCCTCAAACATCTACAACTAGAGCCTTGCTAGAAAAGTTCTCAAGGCTCGATCGAGGAGCTGGAATTGAAATATCAAATTATAGAAATGAGTCAGATTTTAGTGGAAATCTCAGAGAGGCAATATCATTATCTAGAAATACTCCGCCTGGTCCACCTCCATTATGTTCGATATGTCAACACAAGGCACCTGTTTTCGGAAAACCTCCAAGATGGTTCAGCTATGCCGAGTTAGAACTTGCCACTGGTGGATTTTCTGAGGCCAACTTCCTGGCTGAGGGGGGATTTGGATCCGTTCACAGAGGGGTTCTACCGGATGGACAAGTCGTTGCTGTCAAGCAACATAAATTGGCTAGTTCTCAGGGTGACCTTGAGTTTTGCTCAGAGGTAGAAGTCCTGAGTTGTGCTCAGCACCGAAATGTTGTTATGCTGATTGGATTCTGCATAGAGGATAAGAGAAGGCTACTAGTTTACGAGTACATATGCAATGGATCATTGGATTCACATTTATATG GGAGACAGCGAGAACCATTAGAATGGGCTGCACGGCAAAAAATTGCCATTGGAGCTGCTCGTGGGTTACGATATCTTCATGAAGAGTGCAGAGTGGGATGCATTATCCACCGTGACATGCGGCCTAACAACATTCTCATAACTCATGATTTTGAACCACTG GTTGGTGATTTTGGATTGGCGAGGTGGCAACCTGATGGAGACACGGGTGTGGAAACCCGAGTAATTGGAACATTCGG GTATTTGGCTCCTGAATATGCTCAAAGCGGCCAAATAACTGAAAAAGCTGATGTTTATTCATTCGGGGTGGTATTGGTGGAGCTTGTTACAGGGAGAAAAGCTGTGGATCTCACGCGGCCTAAGGGACAGCAGTGTCTTACTGAGTGG GCACGACCTCTGTTGGAAGAATATGCCATTGAGGAACTGATTGATCCAAGGCTGGGGAACCAATACTTAGAAAATGAGGTCTATTGCATGTTGCATGCTGCATCATTATGCATACGGCGAGATCCTCATTCTAGACCACGCATGTCACAG GTTCTTCGTATACTGGACGGCGACATGGTCATGGACACAAGTTACATTTCAACTCCAAGTTATGATGTGGGAAACCGGAGTGGCCGACTCTGGTCGGAGCCGCTGCAGAGGCAGCACCATTACAGCGGTCCTCTGTTAGAAGAGTCACTTGAATCATTCAGTGGGAAGCTATCTCTTGACAAATACAGGCCTGCATATTGGGATAGGGACAACAAAGCAAGAAGGACttcatgtgaagataacatttaA